The Gemmatimonadota bacterium DNA window GGCAGCGTGTGGGGCACCGACAGCGAGCACCCGATGATCTACCGCGTGCCGATGACGGCTGATGCCGATCGACTCGAGCGGATGCCGTTCGCGCATCGGGACTGGGTGTCGTTGCAGGGGCTGGCCTTCAGCGAGGACGGCCGCCAGGCCTGGGTCGCCGACTGGACCACCGGCCTCTATCACCTCGACATCGTGCGCGGCGTGGTCTCTCCCGTTGCCGCTCCGGCCGGCGGTACTCTCCTCGGGATTGACGGGCTGTACCGAGACGGCCCTGGGCGGTTGATCGGCATCCAGAACGGCATCATGCCGCACCGGATTGTCGCCCTGGTGCTGGAGGCCGGAGGGACGGCGGTGCGTGCGCTGCGGCCGCTCGACCATCCGCCGGGGGAGGGGGAGCCGACGCTCGGCGTGCTCACACCGGAGGGGCTCCTCTTCGTGTCGGGCTCCCTCTGGCCGTTCTACAACGGGGCAGGGCACCTCGGTCCCGCCGAGGGGCGGCCACGGGGCGAAATCCGACGGATTTCCTGGCAGTAAGTCCGGCACGCCACCGGCATGGTCTGCACTATCTTTCGGCTCCTTCGTGAAGGGAGCCGGGAGATGGCAGATTTCTTCGTCCACGAGTCCTCGTACGTGGACGCCGGGGCGGTAATCGGAAGCGGGACCAAGATCTGGCATTTCTGCCATGTCATGGGCGGGGCGGTCATCGGGGAGCGCTGCTCCCTGGGGCAGAACGTGGTGGTCATGCCGGGGACCCGGATCGGCCACAACGTCAAGATCCAGAACAATGTCTCGATCTACGAAGGCGTGGAGCTCGAAGACGACGTCTTCTGCGGCCCCTCCTGCGTCTTCACGAACGTGATCAATCCCCGCAGTCACGTCTCCCGGAAGGAGGAGTACCGGCGCACCCTGGTGCGGCGGGGCGCCTCGATTGGGGCCAACGCGACCATCGTCTGTGGGGCAACCCTCGGCGAATACGCATTTATTGGCGCCGGGGCCGTCGTGACGGGCATGGTCCCGGATTATGCCCTGATGGTTGGGGTCCCGGCCCGGCGGATCGGATGGATGTGCCAGTGCGGGGAGCGGTTGGCGCTGGACGCAGGGCACGCGACGTGCAAGGCCTGCGGTTCGAGCTATCAGGAAGACGGCGACCGGCTGCGGCCGATTGTCCCGCCCGTGGCGCCGGGCTAACTTCCTTTCCTGTTGTCACTTACGCCACTTTGACGCGAGTCAGCGATGCCTGTTCCCATGCTCGACCTGGTTGCCCAGCACCGAATCATCGGCAAAGAGGTCCAAGCGGCTGTCCAATCGGTCATTGATCGTCAAGCATTCATCATGGGGCCCGAGATCCCGGCCCTTGAGCAGGCCATTGCCACCCTGACCGGGGTGCGCCGCGGTATCGGCTGCGCCAGCGGCACCGACGCCCTCCTCCTCCCGATCCGCGCGCTGGACCTGACGCCGGGCGACGAAGTGATCGCGCCCGCCTTCACCTTCTTTGCGACGGCCGGGGCAATCCACAATGCCGGCGGCGTGCCGGTCTTTGCCGACATTGATCCGGTGACGTTCAACGTCACCCCGGAAGCGATCGAGGCCGCCATCACCCCGCGCACCCGCGCGATCGTCGTGGTGCACCTCTTCGGCCAGATGGCGCCGATGGAGCGCATCGTCCCGATCGCCGCCAAGCATGGCCTCGCGATCATCGAGGACGGCGCGCAAACCATCGGCGCGCGCCGCCTGGTGGACGGCCAGTGGAAGCATCCCGGCCAGCTCGGCACGGTGGCGACCCTCTCCTTCTTCCCGACCAAGAACCTCGGGGCGTGGGGCGACGGCGGCATGATGCTGACGAACGACGAGGCGCTCGGTGAGCGGCTCGCCCGGCTCCGGCTGCACGGCGGGGCCAAGCAGTACCACCACGACGAGATCGGCTACAACTCGCGCCTCGATTCGCTTCAGGCGGCGGTGTTGCTCGCCAAGCTGCCGCACCTGGCCACCTGGAATGCGCAGCGCCAGGCACACGCGGCGCACTACGATGCTGCGTTCACCGGACTCGCCGGCGTCTGTCCGCCACGCACCGATCCGGCGAACGAGCACATCTGGCACCAGTACACCATTCGCGCCGAGCGGCGCGATGCCCTGATGGCGCACCTCAAGTCGCGCGGCATCGGCTGCGCCGTGTACTACCCGCTGCCGCTCCATCTGCAGCCCTGCTTCGCGCACCTCGGCTACATGCGCGGTTCGCTGCCGGTGACCGAGGCGGCGATGGACTCGGTCCTCTCGCTGCCGATCTTCGCGGAACTGACGCCGGCCCAGCTCGACGAGGTGGTCGGCGGCATCACGGAGTTCTACGCGTGAGTCTCGGCACCCGACCGGCCTTCGTCTCCGCCGACCCGATCCTCGGGCGGAAGATCCGCGTGGCCCTGGTCGGCTGCGGCCGCATCTCGGCGAATCATTTCGAGGCCTTCGAGGCGCACGCCGCGGAGTGTGAGGTCGTCGCGGTCTGCGATTCAGAACCGGAAGCGCTCGCCAGGGCGGTCGCACGGACCGGCGCCCGCGGCTTCACCCATCTCGACGCGCTGCTCGCCGGCAGTGATGCCGACGTGGTCGTGCTGGCCACGCCGAGCGGCCTCCACGCGGCACAGGCAATCGCCTGCGCCGAGGCCGGGCGGCATGTCGTGACCGAGAAGCCGATGGCGACGCGCTGGCAGGACGGCAAGGCGATGGTCACGGCCTGCGACCGTGCCGACGTACACCTCTTCGTCGTCAAGCAGAACCGTCGCAACGCCACCGTGCAGGCGGTGAAGCGCGCGGTCGAGGCCGGCCGTTTCGGGCGGATCTACATGGTCTCGGTCAACGTCTTCTGGCAGCGGCCGCAATCGTACTACGACTCGGCGGCGTGGCGCGGCACCTGGGAGTTCGACGGCGGCGCGTTCATGAACCAGGCCAGTCACTACGTCGACCTGCTCGACTGGCTCATCGGCCCCGTCGAGAGCGTGCAGGCGTACACCGCCACGCTGGCCCGCACCATCGAGGTCGAGGACTCCGGCGTCCTGGCGATCCGCTGGCGCAATGGGGCGCTCGGCACGATGGCGGTCACGATGCTGACCCATCCGAAGAACTTCGAGGGATCAATCACCATCCTCGGCGAGCATGGCACCGTGCGCCTCGGTGGCGTCGCGGTGAACCAGATCGACCATTGGGAATTTGCCGAGCCGCATCCTGACGACAGCAAGATCACCGAGGCGAGCTACGCCACGACGTCGGTGTACGGCCACGGCCACAAGGGATATTACGAGAACGTCTTCGCGACGCTGCGCGGCAAGGCCCACGCCGATACCGACGGCCGCGAAGGGCTGCATTCGCTGGAGTTGTTGATTGCCACCTATCTCGCGGCCCGTGATGGCCGGCGAGTCGCCCTGCCTCTGGAGTACTGACCGATGTCGCTTGCGAACGATCTCATTGCCCGCGCGGCCTCCCGCGACCTCACCTTCGGCATCGTCGGGTGCGGCTACGTCGGCCTCCCGCTCGCCGTCGAGCTCGGCCGTGCCGGCTTCAAGGTCATCGGCTACGATATCTCGGAAAAGGTGTGCGACGCCCTCAATGCGGGGAAGTCGCACATCAAGGACATCACCGATGCCGACGTCGCCGAGCTCCGCAAGGACGGCCGCTTCCACGCGACCACCGACGCCTCGGAGCTCGGCCTCGCCGACGCGATCTCGATCTGCGTTCCGACGCCCCTCTCCAAGTACAAGGACCCCGACGTTTCCTTCATCGTTGCTGCCACCGAGTCGATCAAGGCGACGCTTCGGCGCGGCCAGGTGATCATCCTCGAGAGCACCACCTATCCGGGCACCACCCGCGAGATCATGCTGCCGGCGCTCGAGAGCACCGGGCTCAAGGTCGGCGAGGACTTCTTCCTCGCCTTCTCGCCCGAGCGCGTCGATCCGGGCAATCCGACCTACGGCACCCGCAACACGCCGAAGGTCGTCGGCGGCATCACGCGCGACTGTCATCGCGTCGCCTGCGCCTGTTACGCCCCGGCCGTCGACACGCTCGTCCCGGTCAGCACCACCGAGGCGGCCGAGCTGGTCAAGCTGCTGGAGAACACCTTCCGCAGCGTCAACATCGGCCTCGTCAACGAGATGGCGATCGTCTGCGACAAGCTCGGCGTCGACGTCTGGGAAGTGATCGATGCGGCGGCGACGAAGCCATTCGGCTTCATGAAGTTCACGCCGGGGCCTGGTCTTGGCGGGCACTGCATCCCGATCGACCCGCACTACCTCGCCTGGAAGATGCGCGGCCTCAACTACAAGACCCGCTTCATCGACCTCGCCGGCGAGCTCAACAGCGAGATGCCGCTCTTCTGGGTGCGCAAGACGATGGAAGAGCTCAACGGCCACAGCAAGGCGATCAAGGGTGCCAAGGTCCTGGTGCTCGGCGTGGCCTACAAGAAGGACATCGACGACCTCCGCGAGTCGCCGGCACTCGACATTCTCGGCCTGCTGCACCAGTACGGCGCCGACGTGAGCTACCACGATCCGTATGTCGCCGGCTTCTCCGAAGCCGGGCACGACTACAAGTCGGTGCCGCTCACCCCGGCCGCCGTGGCCGCTGCGGACGTGGTGCTCGTCGTGACCGACCACACCTCGATCGACTGGAAGATGGTCAAGCAGAACGCGCGGCTCGCTGTCGACACCCGCCACGTGCTGGCGAAGATCGACGCATGAAGGTGACCGTGATCGGCTCCGGCTATGTCGGCCTCGTCGCCGGCGCCTGCCTCGCGGAGACCGGCAACGACGTGGTCTGCGCGGACGTCGATGCGAAGAAGATCGACGGCCTGCGGAACGGCATCCTCCCGATCTACGAACCGGGCCTCGACGTGCTGGTGGTCCGGAATGCCGCCGAGGGGCGGCTCCGCTTCACCACCGAGATCGGCGAGGCGGTGCGGCACGGCGACATCGTCTTCATTGCGGTCGGCACGCCCCCCGGCGAGGACGGCAGCGCCGACCTGCAGCACGTCCTGGCGGTGGCCACGACCATCGGCAACCACTGCGACCGCTTCAAGGTCGTGGTGACGAAGTCCACCGTGCCGGTCGGCACCGCGGAGAAGGTGCGCGGCGCGCTGACCGCCACCGGGGCGAAGGACTTTGCCGTCGCGTCGAACCCCGAGTTCCTCAAGGAAGGGGCGGCGATCGACGACTTCATGAAGCCCGACCGCGTGGTGCTCGGCACCGACGATCCGCGCGCCGAGGAGATGCTCCGTGAACTGTACGCACCGTTCGTGCGGAGCGGTGCGCCGATTCTCTTCATGGATATCCCGTCGGCCGAGGTGACCAAGTACGCCGCCAACGCCATGCTGGCGACGCGAATCTCCTTCATGAACCAGATCGCCGACCTCTGCGAACGCGTCGGGGCCGATGTCTTCGCGGTGCGGAACGGGATCGGCAGCGACTCGCGGATCGGCAAGGCGTTCCTCTTCCCGGGCCCGGGCTACGGTGGCTCCTGCTTTCCGAAGGACGTGAAGGCGCTGGTGCACACCGCGCGTGGCGTCGGCATGGCGCCCGACCTGCTCGAGGCGGTGGAGGCGGTCAACGCACGGCAGAAGCAGGTGATGTTCACCAAGCTGCAGGCGTTGCTCGGCGCCATGCGCGGCACGACCGTGGCGGTCTGGGGCCTCGCCTTCAAGGCGGGCACCGACGACATGCGCGAGAGCCCGGCGGTCGCGCTGATCGACGCGCTGCTGGCAGCGGGTGCCTCGGTGCGGGCGCACGACCCCGAGGCGATGACCGTCGCGCGCGGTGTCTGGGGCGACCGGATCACCTTCGCCACCGATCCGTGGCAGGCGCTCGAGGGCGCCGATGCGCTCGCCGTGGTGACCGAATGGCTGGTCTACCGCACGCCCGACTTCGACCGGATCAAGGCGGCGCTGCATCGTCCGATCGTGGTGGATGGGCGCAATCTCTATGAGCCGGCGCGCATGGCGCGGCTTGGTTTCCAGTATGCCGGCATTGGCCGGAGGATGAG harbors:
- a CDS encoding N-acetyltransferase, which translates into the protein MADFFVHESSYVDAGAVIGSGTKIWHFCHVMGGAVIGERCSLGQNVVVMPGTRIGHNVKIQNNVSIYEGVELEDDVFCGPSCVFTNVINPRSHVSRKEEYRRTLVRRGASIGANATIVCGATLGEYAFIGAGAVVTGMVPDYALMVGVPARRIGWMCQCGERLALDAGHATCKACGSSYQEDGDRLRPIVPPVAPG
- a CDS encoding Gfo/Idh/MocA family oxidoreductase: MSLGTRPAFVSADPILGRKIRVALVGCGRISANHFEAFEAHAAECEVVAVCDSEPEALARAVARTGARGFTHLDALLAGSDADVVVLATPSGLHAAQAIACAEAGRHVVTEKPMATRWQDGKAMVTACDRADVHLFVVKQNRRNATVQAVKRAVEAGRFGRIYMVSVNVFWQRPQSYYDSAAWRGTWEFDGGAFMNQASHYVDLLDWLIGPVESVQAYTATLARTIEVEDSGVLAIRWRNGALGTMAVTMLTHPKNFEGSITILGEHGTVRLGGVAVNQIDHWEFAEPHPDDSKITEASYATTSVYGHGHKGYYENVFATLRGKAHADTDGREGLHSLELLIATYLAARDGRRVALPLEY
- a CDS encoding DegT/DnrJ/EryC1/StrS family aminotransferase — translated: MPVPMLDLVAQHRIIGKEVQAAVQSVIDRQAFIMGPEIPALEQAIATLTGVRRGIGCASGTDALLLPIRALDLTPGDEVIAPAFTFFATAGAIHNAGGVPVFADIDPVTFNVTPEAIEAAITPRTRAIVVVHLFGQMAPMERIVPIAAKHGLAIIEDGAQTIGARRLVDGQWKHPGQLGTVATLSFFPTKNLGAWGDGGMMLTNDEALGERLARLRLHGGAKQYHHDEIGYNSRLDSLQAAVLLAKLPHLATWNAQRQAHAAHYDAAFTGLAGVCPPRTDPANEHIWHQYTIRAERRDALMAHLKSRGIGCAVYYPLPLHLQPCFAHLGYMRGSLPVTEAAMDSVLSLPIFAELTPAQLDEVVGGITEFYA
- a CDS encoding nucleotide sugar dehydrogenase, whose amino-acid sequence is MSLANDLIARAASRDLTFGIVGCGYVGLPLAVELGRAGFKVIGYDISEKVCDALNAGKSHIKDITDADVAELRKDGRFHATTDASELGLADAISICVPTPLSKYKDPDVSFIVAATESIKATLRRGQVIILESTTYPGTTREIMLPALESTGLKVGEDFFLAFSPERVDPGNPTYGTRNTPKVVGGITRDCHRVACACYAPAVDTLVPVSTTEAAELVKLLENTFRSVNIGLVNEMAIVCDKLGVDVWEVIDAAATKPFGFMKFTPGPGLGGHCIPIDPHYLAWKMRGLNYKTRFIDLAGELNSEMPLFWVRKTMEELNGHSKAIKGAKVLVLGVAYKKDIDDLRESPALDILGLLHQYGADVSYHDPYVAGFSEAGHDYKSVPLTPAAVAAADVVLVVTDHTSIDWKMVKQNARLAVDTRHVLAKIDA
- a CDS encoding UDP-glucose/GDP-mannose dehydrogenase family protein — encoded protein: MKVTVIGSGYVGLVAGACLAETGNDVVCADVDAKKIDGLRNGILPIYEPGLDVLVVRNAAEGRLRFTTEIGEAVRHGDIVFIAVGTPPGEDGSADLQHVLAVATTIGNHCDRFKVVVTKSTVPVGTAEKVRGALTATGAKDFAVASNPEFLKEGAAIDDFMKPDRVVLGTDDPRAEEMLRELYAPFVRSGAPILFMDIPSAEVTKYAANAMLATRISFMNQIADLCERVGADVFAVRNGIGSDSRIGKAFLFPGPGYGGSCFPKDVKALVHTARGVGMAPDLLEAVEAVNARQKQVMFTKLQALLGAMRGTTVAVWGLAFKAGTDDMRESPAVALIDALLAAGASVRAHDPEAMTVARGVWGDRITFATDPWQALEGADALAVVTEWLVYRTPDFDRIKAALHRPIVVDGRNLYEPARMARLGFQYAGIGRRMS